GTCGGCTGTAAGTCGTCTCTCCTCCCTTATACTTGCCTATATGGGAAACTGTCCGACCAAAGCGTCGCATGCTGAGCGTACCACCCGGCCGGATCAGATCTCCTGCCACCCTTTTACGTCTTCGATGCCAAAGCCCGGCGCTTCCGGCAGCAAAATTCGGTTTTGGTCGAAAGTCACGCCACCTAATACGGGGTCTTCGGCCAACAGCAAGGCCGCATCCAGATCGGCCCGGGTAATGTTCTTTTTCGCGGCGGCAAAGCTGGCCGCCGCCGTGATGCCGATTTTGCTCTCAAGCATACAGCCCATCATGCACTCAATGCCCATGGTTTCCGCCAAATGGCAAATTTTAAGGGCGCTATGCAAGCCGCCGGCTTTCATCAGTTTAATGTTGATCAGGTCAGCGGCCCGCATCGCAAGGATGCGAAAGGCGTCGGCCGGACCGAAAACAGCCTCGTCGGCCAGAATATCAGTATCGACATGGTCGGTGACAAATTTCAGCCCTTCGATGTCTTGCGCCGCGACCGGCTGCTCCACCAGTTCAATCGCCAAACCCAGGTCTTCCATGCGCCGGATGGTACGTACCGCCTCCTTGGGCTTCCAGCCCTGATTGGCGTCCAGACGGATCTTAACGGCATCCCCCACCGCCTGACGAACGGCCTTAACTCGGCGGATATCCAGGTCGGCGTCGGTACCTACCTTGATCTTCAATTCCCGATAGCCCGCCGCAACTGCCTCCCGCGCGTCCCGGGCCATCTCTTCCGGCGAATTGACGCTTATCGTCAGGTCGGTCGTCACTTCCCGCCGATAGGCGCCGAACAGCTTGTATACCGGCAGGCGGTGAATTTTGCCAAAGAGATCGTACAGCGCCATGTCCACGGCCGCCTTGGCGCTGGTATTATGCACCGCGGCCCCGTCCAGCGCGGCCATCAGCGCCTCCAGCCGGTCGGCTTCCATCCCGATGATCTTCGGGGCAATACAGTCCCGGATGGCGGCCACGATGGCGCCCTGGGTATCGCCGGTGATGACAGCGGTCGGCGCGGCGCTGCCAAACCCTATGACTCCCTCGTCGGTAATAATCTTAATAACAATGTCTTCCGCCGCGTATACCGTGCGCAGGGCCGTCTTAAACGGTTTCTTGAGGGGGATACGCACTTTCCCGATTTTGACCTCGGCAATCTTCACGGTTCCTTATCTCTCCTTTCCCGGCAGTCTTCCGAACCCGGCCTACCTTATAAAAACACACAAAAATCCAGCCAGAACAGCCGAAACCGCTAGACTTTCTCGCTGGATTTCCTTCGACAGAAAACAATATCTAGTTATTTTATTCTCCTGAACTTTTAAAAATCCTGCTTACCAGTCCCCTGTCATAAATTTTCTGAAAAGGAAAATAGGCAGGTCGCCGTGCGGCAGAACTTTTCGTAAGCTTGGCGCAATAGAGCTTCATACGAATATGCCTTTCAACTTTTCCAAAACCTGTTCTTGCATGTCCGGCAAAACATGGCTATATGTATCAAGCGTAACCTTGACGCTGGCATGGCCAAGCCTTTCCAAAACCACTTTCACGTTTACGCCCTTCTTGAGCAGCAGCGTCGCGTGAGTATGCCGCATGTCGTGGAAACAAAATCCATCCTTCCCTTTTGGCAAACCGGCCTTGTCCAGCATGGCCTTATACACCTTGTC
This genomic stretch from Sporolituus thermophilus DSM 23256 harbors:
- a CDS encoding dipeptide epimerase encodes the protein MKIAEVKIGKVRIPLKKPFKTALRTVYAAEDIVIKIITDEGVIGFGSAAPTAVITGDTQGAIVAAIRDCIAPKIIGMEADRLEALMAALDGAAVHNTSAKAAVDMALYDLFGKIHRLPVYKLFGAYRREVTTDLTISVNSPEEMARDAREAVAAGYRELKIKVGTDADLDIRRVKAVRQAVGDAVKIRLDANQGWKPKEAVRTIRRMEDLGLAIELVEQPVAAQDIEGLKFVTDHVDTDILADEAVFGPADAFRILAMRAADLINIKLMKAGGLHSALKICHLAETMGIECMMGCMLESKIGITAAASFAAAKKNITRADLDAALLLAEDPVLGGVTFDQNRILLPEAPGFGIEDVKGWQEI
- a CDS encoding tyrosine-type recombinase/integrase, which encodes MSRDCLTNWSLMAKRMAVDCRHKTPYSYRRLPVPPEVVRELKRLKRLQAENRLKYGELYFDDDLVICSEIGQPYNPNTFDKVYKAMLDKAGLPKGKDGFCFHDMRHTHATLLLKKGVNVKVVLERLGHASVKVTLDTYSHVLPDMQEQVLEKLKGIFV